From a region of the Mycobacterium sp. SMC-8 genome:
- a CDS encoding nitronate monooxygenase family protein, whose translation MNLDVPIVNAPMGGVAGGELAAAVSRAGALGMIGIGSSGSAAQLRQHLRHTANLNRPYGIGLISGVIQKEPALLETALDAAPALLSVSFGDDWSWVPRAHDAGCVSATQVADLADAQRAVDAGVQVLVARGAEGGGHGRPAVATLPLLTEVLDRVDVPVLAAGGISSGRSLTAVLAAGAAGAWIGTAFAVCPESTLPEAARQQMLTAGDSDTVTTRAFDVALGYPWPATIPERVLRNAFTDAWDGREDDLDADAREQLRSAIAADDYRWAPVNAGQGVADVTTAQAAAAVIGRLVGDARAILARTPPAS comes from the coding sequence ATGAACCTCGACGTGCCGATCGTCAACGCGCCGATGGGCGGCGTGGCCGGTGGCGAACTGGCCGCCGCGGTCAGCCGGGCAGGGGCGCTGGGCATGATCGGCATCGGCAGCTCCGGATCCGCGGCACAACTGCGCCAGCACCTCAGGCACACCGCAAACCTGAACCGCCCGTATGGGATTGGACTGATCAGTGGGGTAATTCAGAAGGAACCCGCACTTCTTGAGACGGCGCTGGACGCCGCCCCGGCGCTGCTGTCGGTCAGCTTCGGTGACGACTGGTCCTGGGTGCCGCGCGCCCACGACGCCGGCTGCGTGAGCGCCACACAGGTCGCCGACCTGGCCGACGCGCAGCGCGCCGTCGACGCCGGCGTCCAGGTCCTGGTGGCCCGTGGCGCGGAGGGCGGCGGGCACGGCCGGCCCGCGGTCGCCACCCTGCCGCTGCTGACCGAGGTCCTCGATCGGGTCGACGTGCCGGTGCTGGCTGCCGGCGGCATCTCCTCGGGCCGGTCCCTGACCGCGGTGCTGGCGGCCGGTGCGGCCGGCGCGTGGATCGGGACGGCGTTCGCGGTGTGCCCGGAGTCCACGCTGCCCGAGGCGGCCCGACAACAGATGCTCACCGCCGGCGACAGCGACACCGTCACCACCCGCGCCTTCGACGTCGCGCTCGGCTACCCGTGGCCGGCGACGATCCCCGAACGGGTGCTGCGCAACGCCTTCACCGACGCCTGGGACGGCCGTGAGGACGACCTCGACGCCGACGCCCGCGAGCAGCTGCGTTCGGCGATCGCCGCCGACGACTACCGGTGGGCGCCGGTCAACGCCGGGCAGGGGGTCGCCGACGTGACGACCGCCCAGGCCGCCGCGGCCGTCATCGGCCGGCTGGTCGGCGACGCGCGCGCAATCCTCGCGAGAACGCCACCAGCGTCGTGA
- a CDS encoding alpha/beta fold hydrolase — protein sequence MTVVFVHGNPETDAIWGPLTAVLGRDDVVLLSPPGFGAPLPDGFGATMLEYRDWLESALEGIEGPIDLVGHDWGGGHVVNAVMHRPELVRSWVSDSVGLFDADYVWHDMAQVWQTAGAGEESLDAMMGGGVPARTELMVSFGIPADVGAALAEQQNDDMRKAILALYRSAAQPAMAEAGRALEAAAARPGLSLQPTDDPFIGPHDNRRRAAERAGARVEVLEGLGHWWMVEDPHRGAAALTAFWDSLG from the coding sequence ATGACGGTGGTGTTCGTGCATGGCAATCCGGAAACCGACGCGATCTGGGGGCCGCTGACGGCCGTGCTGGGCCGCGACGACGTGGTGCTGCTGTCGCCGCCGGGATTCGGTGCGCCGCTGCCGGACGGGTTCGGCGCGACGATGCTGGAGTATCGGGACTGGCTGGAGTCCGCGCTGGAGGGAATCGAGGGCCCGATCGACCTCGTCGGCCATGACTGGGGCGGCGGCCACGTCGTCAACGCGGTGATGCACCGGCCCGAACTGGTGCGCAGCTGGGTCAGCGACTCGGTCGGCCTGTTCGACGCCGACTACGTCTGGCACGACATGGCGCAGGTGTGGCAGACGGCCGGAGCGGGGGAGGAGTCGCTGGACGCGATGATGGGCGGCGGAGTGCCGGCGCGCACGGAACTGATGGTCTCCTTCGGCATTCCGGCCGACGTCGGCGCCGCGCTCGCCGAACAGCAGAACGACGACATGCGGAAGGCGATCCTGGCGTTGTACCGCTCGGCCGCACAACCGGCGATGGCCGAAGCGGGCCGTGCTCTGGAGGCGGCCGCGGCGCGGCCGGGCCTGTCGCTGCAGCCGACCGACGACCCGTTCATCGGGCCTCACGACAACCGGCGCCGGGCCGCCGAACGTGCTGGTGCCCGCGTCGAAGTGCTTGAGGGACTGGGACATTGGTGGATGGTCGAGGATCCGCATCGCGGCGCCGCGGCGCTGACCGCGTTCTGGGACTCGCTGGGGTAG
- a CDS encoding CHAD domain-containing protein yields the protein MPARTPLHGYLTEQAGLVLDGMAGLRDGTDPIHDTRVAIRRVRSTIRVFGKALDDDAGALEDDLKWFAGVLGEVRDPQVQRRRLRAAVAELPDELVLGRVSGRIKRDLRGVEAPARRRVTEAMATARFEHLVGELQRWREAPPVQSKVGAKVLRKRARRAGAKADRRLQEALDGADDALLHRARKAAKRARYATELIELDDPSTRNKRNKKRYKRIQSVLGDLQDTVVARPMLRQMGAQAGTRSGENGFTFGLLYGREEQLARQCRRAVAQL from the coding sequence ATGCCCGCGAGGACACCGCTGCATGGCTATCTGACCGAGCAGGCCGGCCTTGTGCTCGACGGCATGGCCGGGCTGCGGGACGGCACCGACCCGATCCACGACACCCGCGTCGCCATCCGACGCGTCCGTAGCACCATCCGCGTCTTCGGCAAGGCGCTCGATGACGACGCCGGCGCGCTCGAAGACGACCTGAAGTGGTTCGCCGGTGTGCTGGGTGAGGTGCGCGATCCGCAGGTGCAGCGGCGGCGGTTGCGGGCCGCGGTCGCAGAGCTGCCCGACGAGCTGGTGCTGGGGCGGGTTTCGGGCCGGATCAAACGCGACCTGCGGGGTGTGGAGGCACCGGCCCGGCGGCGGGTGACCGAGGCGATGGCGACGGCGCGGTTCGAGCACCTGGTCGGCGAACTTCAGCGCTGGCGGGAAGCCCCGCCGGTCCAGAGCAAGGTCGGCGCCAAGGTGTTGCGGAAGCGGGCACGCCGCGCCGGCGCGAAGGCCGACCGTCGGCTCCAGGAGGCGCTCGACGGCGCCGACGACGCGCTGCTGCATCGCGCCCGCAAGGCCGCCAAGCGTGCGCGGTATGCCACCGAGCTGATCGAGCTTGATGATCCGTCGACGAGGAACAAGCGGAACAAGAAGCGCTACAAGCGCATTCAGAGTGTCCTCGGCGATCTCCAGGACACTGTGGTGGCCCGGCCGATGCTGCGGCAGATGGGCGCACAAGCCGGCACCCGATCCGGTGAGAACGGCTTCACCTTCGGCCTGCTCTACGGCCGGGAGGAACAGCTCGCCCGGCAATGCCGCCGCGCCGTCGCCCAGCTGTAG
- a CDS encoding DUF6766 family protein, with translation MHDHGLLLACLGLFVVFFAAMIVSGAANHNQEERDHGSTETVSVIGYLASGDFVEATFENWESEFLQMGMYVVLTAFLYQRGSSESKPIDGQPPQDDDPRLARLDPGAPWPVQPGGVALRIYEHSLAIAFFVLFFASWALHAVGGAAAYNDEQVQHGQSAVSIAEYVTTPQFWFESMQNWQSEFIAVAAIVGLSIFLRQRGSAESKAVAEPARETSA, from the coding sequence ATGCACGACCATGGTCTGTTGCTGGCGTGCCTTGGCCTGTTCGTGGTGTTCTTCGCGGCGATGATCGTGTCCGGGGCCGCGAATCACAACCAGGAAGAGCGCGACCACGGCTCGACGGAAACGGTCTCGGTGATCGGATACCTGGCCAGCGGTGACTTCGTGGAGGCGACGTTCGAGAACTGGGAATCTGAGTTCCTGCAGATGGGGATGTACGTCGTGTTGACGGCATTCCTGTACCAGCGGGGCTCCTCGGAGTCCAAGCCGATCGACGGGCAGCCGCCGCAGGACGACGATCCACGCCTGGCCCGGCTCGACCCCGGCGCGCCGTGGCCGGTGCAGCCCGGCGGCGTGGCGCTCCGCATCTACGAACATTCCCTGGCGATCGCGTTCTTCGTGCTGTTCTTCGCATCGTGGGCACTGCACGCGGTCGGCGGCGCCGCAGCGTACAACGACGAGCAGGTGCAACACGGGCAATCTGCGGTGTCGATCGCCGAATATGTGACGACACCGCAGTTCTGGTTCGAGTCGATGCAGAACTGGCAGAGCGAGTTCATCGCGGTCGCGGCGATCGTCGGGCTGTCGATCTTCTTGCGTCAGCGCGGCTCGGCGGAGTCCAAGGCCGTCGCCGAACCCGCCCGCGAAACCAGCGCTTAG
- a CDS encoding low specificity L-threonine aldolase, translating to MERVPSSAFASDNAAPAHPKVLEALLRANAGSAPSYGSDALTADAADAIRTAFDSPDADVLFAFTGTAANIIALASAVRPWHEIFCSDVAHVLVDEAGGPVRLSGAQLTRLASDDGLIAPDELERRVLGRKAVHHSQPRIVSVTQSTENGRVWTAAALAEFVDRAHALGLLVHVDGARIANAVATLGVSPQEAIADADVVSVGGTKNGLLFGDAILVRRPEHFDGIHFVQKQIGHLASKHRFVAAQFAALFDDGLWLRNAAHANAMARRLGTGMEALGLQLASPTESNEVFVKLDADAQRRLSAAYSVHQPDPGVPVVRFVCSWATTETEVDDALDALQRVCG from the coding sequence ATGGAGCGCGTGCCGTCTTCTGCCTTCGCCTCCGACAACGCCGCACCGGCTCACCCGAAGGTGCTCGAAGCCCTGCTCCGGGCCAACGCCGGGTCCGCCCCGTCGTACGGCAGCGACGCGCTCACCGCGGACGCGGCCGACGCGATCAGGACCGCGTTCGACTCCCCCGACGCCGACGTGCTGTTCGCGTTCACCGGCACCGCGGCCAACATCATCGCGCTGGCGTCGGCGGTGCGACCGTGGCATGAGATCTTCTGCAGCGACGTCGCGCACGTCCTCGTCGACGAGGCCGGCGGGCCGGTTCGGCTGTCGGGGGCTCAGCTCACCCGGCTGGCCAGCGACGACGGACTGATCGCACCGGACGAGCTTGAGCGACGAGTGCTGGGCCGCAAGGCCGTGCACCACTCACAACCGCGCATCGTGTCGGTCACCCAGTCCACGGAGAACGGCAGGGTGTGGACCGCCGCGGCGCTGGCCGAGTTCGTCGACCGCGCCCACGCGCTCGGCCTGCTGGTGCACGTCGACGGCGCGCGTATCGCCAATGCTGTTGCCACTCTGGGCGTCTCACCGCAGGAGGCGATCGCGGACGCTGATGTCGTCAGCGTGGGCGGCACCAAGAACGGTCTGCTGTTCGGCGATGCGATCCTGGTCCGTCGGCCCGAGCACTTCGACGGAATCCACTTCGTGCAGAAGCAGATCGGTCATCTGGCCAGCAAACACCGGTTCGTCGCCGCGCAGTTCGCCGCGCTGTTCGACGATGGGCTCTGGCTGCGCAACGCCGCCCACGCCAACGCCATGGCGCGCAGGCTCGGCACCGGCATGGAGGCGCTGGGTCTGCAACTGGCGTCGCCGACCGAATCCAACGAGGTCTTCGTCAAGCTCGACGCGGACGCCCAGCGCCGACTCAGCGCGGCGTACTCGGTGCACCAGCCCGACCCCGGGGTGCCCGTCGTGCGGTTCGTCTGCTCGTGGGCGACCACCGAGACCGAGGTCGACGACGCGCTCGATGCGCTGCAACGCGTCTGCGGGTGA
- a CDS encoding AAA family ATPase, translated as MTGLVLTDEFRHALARLSDGEHLFLTGKAGTGKSTLIRRFLAATDRTTVVVAPTGIAALNVDGYTIHRLFGFRSTTTLEEIRTGGYRPGRFTKTLASLQTLIVDEASMVRADVFDMVAAALQRFGPVPGEPFGGVQIVLVGDLYQLPPVIREDEAHFFSSASPPRYETPYFFSAHSFDRADFSTVSLTTVFRQLGDDRMTAILNEIREGVLLGHAQEQLNARADNDFVPPDDEFWLTLAPTNRLVTARNRQQLERLPGDEMVHHAKASGDLTLFDPPVEETLRFKVGAQVMMLNNDQGNRWVNGTVGRVVGVGYDRYGAVVEVEFPDSTSAEVTPFTWEVTRPVMSGSSLGREVVGSYTQLPFKLAWAITIHKSQGQTLDRVVVDLTGGMFSTGQLYVALSRCTSLAGLVLKRPVLPKDLKTDRRIARFLRTSAADPAVRRYCAIGMLTVGDEGRMSRPRPVELAVAFDDGTAITTLVNPQRDLADARTRFGITVADVLLAPTLREAWAVIAPMLAGCTPVGVGIDEQLGLIDFELKRLGYVTAMPLGVELRGARMTGRTALERARSALHAHRGAESRAGSSAFDEPESIETAGLLVSRDTSAPTPIADHLPGLSAVLRISRDVGAVLLGRDEVSPDGEGTAPRGDTGWEPAARQSVADQLRAAAARVQLTEDVVDRLRRVEELLGVEILSGTELLARHDIGATLTPGMRICFTGTAQDASGRIVERDEMERMAAAAGLTPVKSVTKTRCDVLVTAEAGTQSGKARKAQEYGKPVFGADDFFTWLRTHTTTPAE; from the coding sequence ATGACGGGCCTCGTCCTCACCGACGAGTTCCGCCACGCGTTGGCGCGGCTGTCCGACGGTGAGCACCTGTTCCTTACCGGCAAGGCCGGCACCGGCAAGTCGACGTTGATCCGCCGCTTCCTGGCCGCCACCGACCGCACCACAGTCGTTGTCGCGCCGACGGGTATCGCAGCTCTGAACGTCGACGGCTACACCATCCACCGGCTCTTCGGCTTCCGGTCGACCACCACACTGGAGGAGATCCGCACCGGCGGTTACCGGCCGGGCCGATTCACCAAGACGCTGGCCTCGCTGCAGACCCTCATCGTCGACGAGGCGTCGATGGTTCGCGCCGACGTCTTCGACATGGTTGCCGCCGCGCTGCAGCGGTTCGGCCCGGTTCCGGGTGAACCCTTCGGCGGTGTGCAGATCGTGCTCGTCGGCGACCTGTACCAGTTGCCGCCGGTGATCCGCGAGGACGAAGCCCATTTCTTTTCGTCGGCCTCCCCACCTCGTTACGAGACCCCGTACTTCTTCTCGGCGCACTCGTTCGATCGCGCCGACTTTTCGACCGTGTCGTTGACGACGGTGTTCCGCCAGCTCGGCGATGACCGGATGACGGCCATTCTCAATGAGATTCGCGAAGGCGTGCTGCTCGGCCACGCGCAGGAGCAATTGAACGCCCGCGCCGACAACGACTTCGTCCCACCTGACGACGAGTTCTGGTTGACGCTGGCGCCGACCAACCGGCTCGTCACGGCGCGCAACCGGCAGCAGCTCGAGAGACTGCCCGGGGACGAAATGGTGCACCACGCCAAGGCATCCGGTGACCTGACGCTGTTCGACCCGCCTGTCGAGGAGACACTGCGCTTCAAGGTGGGCGCGCAGGTGATGATGCTCAACAACGACCAGGGCAACCGCTGGGTCAACGGCACGGTGGGCCGCGTCGTCGGCGTCGGCTATGACCGCTACGGCGCGGTGGTGGAAGTCGAGTTCCCGGACAGCACCAGTGCCGAGGTCACCCCGTTCACATGGGAGGTGACGCGGCCGGTGATGTCCGGTTCCTCGTTGGGCCGCGAGGTGGTCGGCTCCTATACACAGTTGCCGTTCAAGCTGGCGTGGGCGATCACCATTCACAAGAGCCAGGGCCAGACGCTGGACAGGGTGGTCGTCGACCTGACCGGGGGCATGTTCTCGACGGGACAGCTCTATGTGGCGCTGAGCCGGTGCACCTCGCTGGCTGGTCTGGTGCTGAAAAGGCCTGTGCTGCCGAAGGACCTGAAGACCGACCGGCGCATCGCCCGCTTCCTGCGTACCTCGGCGGCGGACCCGGCGGTGCGCCGGTACTGCGCGATCGGGATGCTGACCGTCGGCGACGAAGGGCGGATGTCGCGTCCACGGCCGGTGGAGCTGGCCGTCGCGTTCGACGACGGCACTGCGATCACCACGCTGGTCAACCCGCAGCGCGACCTCGCCGACGCGCGAACACGATTCGGGATCACCGTCGCCGACGTGCTGCTGGCCCCGACCCTTCGCGAGGCCTGGGCGGTGATCGCTCCGATGCTGGCGGGATGCACCCCGGTCGGGGTCGGGATCGACGAACAACTCGGGCTGATCGATTTCGAGCTCAAGCGCCTCGGCTATGTGACGGCGATGCCGCTGGGGGTCGAGCTTCGCGGCGCGCGAATGACGGGCCGCACCGCGCTGGAGCGCGCCCGCTCGGCGTTGCACGCCCATCGCGGCGCCGAGTCCCGGGCAGGCTCTTCGGCGTTCGACGAACCCGAATCCATCGAGACGGCAGGGCTTCTCGTGAGCCGGGATACGTCGGCGCCGACACCCATCGCCGATCACCTACCGGGTTTGTCGGCGGTGTTGCGGATCAGTCGGGACGTCGGTGCCGTGTTGTTGGGACGTGACGAGGTGTCACCCGACGGGGAGGGGACGGCCCCGCGCGGCGATACCGGGTGGGAACCGGCGGCCCGGCAGTCTGTGGCCGATCAATTGCGCGCGGCGGCGGCGCGGGTGCAGCTGACCGAAGACGTCGTGGATCGCCTGCGTCGCGTCGAGGAGTTGCTCGGTGTGGAGATCCTTTCCGGCACCGAGCTTCTGGCCCGCCATGACATCGGTGCGACGTTGACGCCGGGTATGCGCATCTGTTTCACCGGCACCGCACAGGATGCTTCGGGGCGCATCGTCGAGCGCGACGAGATGGAGCGCATGGCCGCCGCGGCCGGGCTGACACCGGTGAAATCGGTGACCAAGACCCGCTGCGACGTGCTCGTGACGGCCGAAGCGGGCACGCAGTCGGGCAAGGCCCGCAAGGCGCAGGAGTACGGCAAACCGGTGTTCGGCGCCGACGATTTCTTCACCTGGCTGCGCACCCACACCACCACCCCCGCGGAATAG
- a CDS encoding TVP38/TMEM64 family protein, giving the protein MADIDDTPGTSRRRHITRLALFAAVLSVLFYLTAIERVIDVEYVRGLIESTGPLAPLTYVAVSSVLGALLVPGPLLAAGSGFLFGPLLGTFVTLGATIGSAVITAFAGRRAGRDSARALLGADRAARVDGLIRRGGLWAVVGQRWIPGVNDALASYTFGAFGVPLWQMAAGAFIGSAPKAFAYTALGSTLGEFSAPLLTAAIVVWCATAVVGAFAARRGWQRWRSRE; this is encoded by the coding sequence ATGGCTGACATCGACGACACTCCCGGAACTTCCCGGCGCAGGCACATCACCCGGCTCGCCCTGTTCGCGGCCGTGCTGTCGGTGCTGTTCTATCTGACCGCGATCGAACGGGTCATCGACGTCGAGTACGTGCGCGGGCTCATCGAGTCGACGGGCCCGCTCGCGCCGTTGACCTATGTCGCGGTGTCGTCGGTGCTCGGCGCGCTGCTGGTGCCGGGCCCGCTACTGGCGGCCGGCAGCGGCTTCCTGTTCGGCCCTCTGCTGGGCACCTTCGTCACCCTCGGCGCGACGATCGGGTCGGCGGTGATCACGGCGTTCGCGGGCCGCCGCGCCGGCCGCGACAGCGCCCGCGCGCTGTTGGGCGCGGACCGTGCGGCGCGCGTCGACGGTCTCATCCGGCGCGGAGGCCTGTGGGCCGTGGTCGGACAGCGCTGGATCCCGGGCGTCAACGACGCGCTGGCCTCCTACACGTTCGGGGCGTTCGGAGTGCCGCTGTGGCAGATGGCCGCGGGCGCGTTCATCGGGTCGGCGCCCAAGGCGTTCGCCTACACCGCGTTGGGGTCGACGCTGGGCGAGTTCTCCGCGCCGCTACTGACCGCCGCGATCGTGGTGTGGTGCGCGACGGCGGTGGTCGGCGCATTCGCGGCGCGCCGCGGCTGGCAGCGGTGGCGGTCCCGGGAATGA
- a CDS encoding sulfurtransferase: protein MTARDDVFITATELARLLDAGEPVTLLDVRWTLAEPDGTAAYEAGHLPGAVYVFLDDELSDHTVPGRGRHPLPSGSAVQDAARRWGVRDGVPVVVYDDWNRAGSARAWWVLTAAGISDVRILDGGLGAWARELDSGTVIPAPGNVTVTHEDLYRGARRTITADDALDAPALIDARPPERYRGDNEPVDPVAGHIPGAVNVPSTSLLAGDGTLLADPGLAQRLGAHHSDVAVYCGSGVTASLVVAALAVTGVDAALFPGSWSQWSSDPARPVALGEE from the coding sequence ATGACTGCCCGCGACGACGTGTTCATCACCGCGACGGAACTGGCCCGGCTGCTCGACGCCGGTGAGCCCGTCACCCTGCTCGATGTGCGGTGGACGCTGGCCGAACCCGACGGCACCGCCGCCTACGAGGCGGGGCACCTCCCCGGCGCGGTGTACGTGTTCCTGGACGACGAACTGTCCGACCACACCGTGCCGGGGCGCGGCCGCCACCCGCTGCCGTCCGGGTCCGCCGTCCAGGACGCCGCCCGACGCTGGGGAGTGCGCGACGGTGTGCCGGTGGTGGTCTACGACGACTGGAACCGCGCCGGGTCTGCCCGTGCGTGGTGGGTGCTCACCGCGGCGGGCATCTCCGATGTGCGCATCCTCGACGGCGGCCTCGGTGCATGGGCACGCGAATTGGATTCCGGCACAGTGATTCCCGCCCCCGGCAACGTGACCGTCACGCACGAGGACCTGTACCGGGGTGCCCGCAGGACCATCACCGCCGACGACGCGCTCGACGCGCCGGCGCTGATCGACGCCCGTCCCCCCGAGCGTTACCGCGGCGACAACGAGCCCGTCGACCCCGTCGCCGGGCACATCCCCGGCGCCGTGAACGTGCCGAGCACCAGCCTGCTGGCCGGCGACGGTACGCTGCTGGCCGATCCCGGGCTCGCGCAGCGTCTGGGTGCCCACCACTCCGACGTCGCGGTCTATTGCGGATCGGGAGTGACGGCGTCGCTGGTCGTCGCGGCGCTGGCCGTCACCGGCGTGGACGCCGCACTGTTCCCGGGTTCGTGGTCGCAGTGGAGCTCGGATCCGGCCCGCCCGGTGGCGCTCGGAGAGGAGTGA
- a CDS encoding SDR family NAD(P)-dependent oxidoreductase, whose protein sequence is MDLGLSGKRFAVTGGTRGIGRAVVEGLLAEGASVAYCARTYEAVPGAVGTAVDVADGAALATWVEATAEAFSGLDGVVANVSALAIPESNDNWRTTFEVDMMGTVGLVDAALPYLLESDAASIVTISSVSGREIDFAAGPYGTMKAAIIHYTQGLAFKLAGNGVRANTVSPGNTYFPGGVWPSIEQNDPELFAAALALNPTGRMATPQEVANAVVFLSSPAAGFITGTNLLVDGALTRGVQF, encoded by the coding sequence ATGGATCTGGGGCTTTCGGGTAAGCGGTTCGCGGTCACGGGGGGCACCCGCGGTATCGGCCGCGCGGTCGTCGAGGGTCTGCTCGCAGAAGGGGCGTCGGTCGCCTACTGCGCCCGCACCTACGAAGCCGTGCCCGGCGCGGTGGGCACCGCGGTGGATGTCGCCGACGGTGCCGCGCTCGCGACGTGGGTGGAGGCCACCGCCGAAGCGTTCAGCGGACTGGACGGCGTAGTCGCCAATGTGAGCGCGCTCGCCATCCCCGAGTCGAACGACAACTGGCGCACCACCTTCGAGGTCGACATGATGGGCACCGTCGGTCTGGTCGATGCCGCGCTGCCGTATCTGCTGGAATCCGACGCCGCGTCGATCGTGACGATCTCCAGTGTGTCGGGCCGCGAGATCGATTTCGCCGCAGGCCCGTACGGCACAATGAAGGCCGCCATCATCCACTACACCCAGGGGCTGGCGTTCAAGCTGGCCGGCAACGGGGTGCGGGCGAACACCGTCAGCCCGGGCAACACCTACTTCCCGGGCGGGGTGTGGCCGTCGATCGAGCAGAACGACCCGGAGTTGTTCGCCGCGGCGCTGGCACTGAATCCGACGGGCCGGATGGCGACACCTCAGGAGGTCGCCAACGCGGTGGTGTTCCTGTCCAGCCCCGCAGCCGGCTTCATCACCGGCACCAACCTGCTCGTCGACGGTGCGCTGACCCGCGGCGTCCAGTTCTGA
- a CDS encoding acetamidase/formamidase family protein, with product MDHVTFVPTPDQFSFTFGGAEPVRRIRPGTVLTLWTEDAFGGRITSGDDVASMALDTEDLNPQTGPFWIEGAEPGDTLAVHLVDLTPARTWGASTLIPFFGGLTSVPVSPTLQDALPERTWIYEYDSAAGTLAFNAKGSDFSVALPSNPMLGTVGVAPARREVRTSLVPDVFGGNMDTPEMTTGATCFLRVNVPGALFSLGDGHYRQGEGESCGTAVEGAMHVTAIVDLIKGGGPAWPRLETDTHLMCVGSGRPLEEAWRAGQVEMITWLGELYGLDRLDAYQLLTQISLAPIANVVDTNYSSVTKIDKRLLPSSSSYGGIHAELRSAAKSLGAINY from the coding sequence ATGGACCACGTCACCTTCGTCCCGACGCCCGATCAATTCAGCTTCACCTTCGGCGGTGCGGAGCCGGTGCGACGGATCCGACCGGGCACCGTGCTGACGCTGTGGACCGAGGACGCCTTCGGCGGGCGCATCACCAGTGGGGACGATGTCGCGTCGATGGCGCTGGACACCGAGGACCTCAACCCGCAGACGGGTCCGTTCTGGATCGAGGGCGCCGAACCCGGCGACACGCTGGCCGTCCACCTGGTCGACCTGACCCCGGCGCGCACCTGGGGCGCGTCCACGCTGATCCCGTTCTTCGGCGGTCTGACCAGCGTGCCGGTCAGCCCGACCCTGCAGGACGCGCTGCCCGAGCGTACCTGGATCTACGAATATGACTCGGCAGCAGGCACTTTGGCATTCAATGCGAAAGGCAGCGATTTCAGTGTCGCGCTGCCGTCCAACCCGATGCTGGGCACCGTCGGAGTGGCGCCGGCCCGCCGCGAGGTACGGACGTCACTGGTGCCCGACGTGTTCGGCGGCAACATGGACACCCCCGAGATGACGACCGGCGCGACATGCTTCCTGCGCGTCAACGTGCCCGGGGCGTTGTTCTCCCTCGGCGACGGGCACTACCGCCAGGGCGAGGGCGAGTCGTGCGGCACCGCCGTCGAGGGGGCCATGCACGTGACCGCGATCGTCGACCTGATCAAAGGCGGCGGCCCGGCATGGCCGCGGTTGGAGACCGACACCCACCTGATGTGTGTCGGATCCGGGCGACCGCTGGAGGAGGCCTGGCGCGCCGGTCAGGTCGAGATGATCACCTGGCTGGGCGAACTCTACGGCCTCGACCGGCTCGACGCCTACCAGTTGCTCACCCAGATCTCCCTGGCGCCGATCGCCAACGTGGTCGACACCAACTACAGCTCGGTAACCAAGATCGACAAGCGGCTGCTGCCCTCGTCCTCCTCGTACGGCGGTATTCATGCTGAACTTCGTTCGGCGGCAAAGTCATTGGGTGCGATCAACTACTGA
- a CDS encoding nitroreductase family deazaflavin-dependent oxidoreductase, with amino-acid sequence MADQSAGERDFNQGIIDEFRANRGKVGGQFEGFPLLLLTSTGAKSGRQRVNPVAYFDIDDKIYVVGSSAGRERDPAWAFNIRAHPDASVEIGSDAPLPVTARELPREERDRVYAVVAERAPGFAEYETQTDRVIPVFELVPAG; translated from the coding sequence ATGGCAGACCAGTCCGCCGGGGAGCGCGACTTCAACCAGGGCATCATCGACGAGTTCCGCGCCAACCGAGGCAAGGTCGGGGGCCAGTTCGAGGGCTTTCCGCTGCTGCTGCTCACTTCCACCGGCGCCAAGAGCGGGCGGCAGCGGGTGAATCCGGTGGCCTACTTCGACATCGACGACAAAATCTACGTTGTCGGATCCTCCGCCGGCCGCGAGCGAGATCCTGCCTGGGCGTTCAACATTCGTGCCCACCCCGACGCGAGCGTGGAGATCGGATCCGATGCGCCGCTGCCGGTGACGGCCCGTGAGCTGCCGCGTGAGGAGCGCGACCGGGTCTACGCGGTGGTCGCCGAACGCGCCCCGGGATTCGCCGAGTACGAGACCCAGACCGACCGCGTCATACCCGTCTTCGAACTGGTGCCCGCCGGCTGA